TTTATTACAAGTTACCGCAGAAACCAGTCATTTTCCCGTCACTGCTATATCAGTGCTAATCGTTGGATTTATCGCTGTTATCAGTATCGGGTCTTTAACTTGGTATAATTCTAACCGTGTGGTGGGCTGGAAAAATGAGGTCGATGGTGAACCTACAAAATATTCCCAAGAGGAGAAAAGGGAAAAATCTGCCAATTATGACCGCAACATCATCTCAGCAGAAACCGCCGCCCGTATGGAAAGAGAAGGTCAAGGATTCAAAAATGTTCCTGAGTCTGAGCAGTCGGTAGATACCACTGGAGGTTATACCGTCAGTCGTGAGGGTTTAGTCAATAACTATGCCGTTGAACCTGAAATGTATGTAGACGAACCCGGAGACTTGAAAGAAAAGCAAGAAGCCGAGAAAAAGGAACGGGCTAAGGAATTAAAAGACATCAACAGTAAAGATGGAGATAAAGGGGTAGGTGTTGTATAGAAAATAAATCATCCTACTAGACATAATCTGTTTAACCTTTTTCACTCTACCCTTTTGGGGGGAATGGGAGAGGTTTTTTTTTGGCTTTCGGTCAAATAAATTTATAACCTCTCCATGATTTTTTAGGTTACTATATAAGATTAGTCGATTTCGATGTGAACGGTAACAATAGTAACAGCAAAAAAATCAAATTATGGCAGGATCTCAGGTAAACGCAGACATTTGGATCAGTGAATATATTACCCCTTACGATATATATGTTCATGGAATCACTAACATTTTGGCTCACAAAAAAACCCCCTATCAGGATATGTCCATCGTCGAAAGTGGTGCCTATGGCAAGGCCTTGGTTTTGGATGGAAAGTGGCAATCTTGTACTGGGGATGAATTTTTATATCATGAGGCGTTAGTGCATCCTGCCATGATTGCTCATCCTAACCCTGAAAATGTCCTCATTTTGGGGGGTGGTGAAGGTGCCACTACCCGAGAGGTATTTCGTTGGAATGCGGTGAAAAAAGCGATGATGGTGGATATTGATGGAGATGTGGTAGAAGCCTGTCGGGAGCATCTACCAGAGATGCACCAAGGTTCTTTTGATGATCCCCGTTTAGAATTAGTTATCGGTGATGCTTTTAATGTGTTGGATAATAGTCAGGCTCAATGGGATGTGATTATTTCTGACCTTTCTGATCCTATCGAGGAAGGCCCTTCTTTTCAACTGTTTACCCAAGAATATTTTACTCAGTTAAAAGGTTGTTTACGGGATCATGGTATTGTGGTAATTCAAGCGGGTCCTGTGGCTCCTGCTAATTTACATATTCACGGACGTTTGGTAAATACCCTAAAAACAGTGTTTAGCAATGTTCATTCTTATTTTACCCCTACCTGTACTTATGGTTCTGCTTGGGGCTTTGCCATCGCCTCTGAGCAAAGTTTTGATACCATGCCTAATCCTGAAAAAATTGATCTTCTTCTCGAGCAGAAAACTACTAATGATTTTCGCTCTTTTGATGGGGTTAGTTTATTGGGAATGTTACAAACTCCCGGTTATATCCGTCAGGCTATTAAGAATGAAACGGAAGTTTATACCATGAAAAAACCTCCCAAATTTTTCGGACAAGGGATTAATGGTTAATTTTGGACATATGAGATGAGAACAATTGACAATGGTCTAAGATCAACTAATAATAACAAAGTCAAACATAAATACAAATGAACTTAGTGACTAATAACAATAATCACTGGCGTATTTTTTTGACCATCTGCTTAGTGAGTTTAATTACCCTAACAGGATGTCAAACTACATCAGATTCTGCCGTAACTGGTGGAAGTAATAGTGAGGAAATAGAAAGCCCTATGGCTGATGTAACCCAAAACCAGTCCACTGATATAGATAACAATATAATGAATTTACCAAAATTAGAAGGAAAGGCGATCGTTGAAATGAAAGTGAAAGGGCAATCCATCACCATCGAATTAGATGGTAATAATGCACCTATCACCGCAGGAAATTTTCTCGATTTAGTAGATAAAGGGGTTTATGATGGTTTAGTTTTTCATAGGGTTGTCACCGAGCCGCAACCATTCGTAGCACAAGGGGGAGATCCTCAAGGTAAAGATCCTAATTTTCCTGTGAGTCGCTTGGGTACTGGGGGTTATATTGATCCTAATACTAATTCTCAGCGTTATATTCCCCTAGAAATCAGACCTCAATATGATGAGTCTGCGGAGGATGCCACTCCCCCTGAGATTATTTACAGTCAAACTACCGATGTGACTCCCCAATTGCGTCATGAGTATGGAGTAATTGCCATGGCACGTTCTCAGATGCCTGATTCTGCTTCTTCTCAGTTTTATTTTACCCTTGCTGATTTACCTTTTCTTGATGGTAGCTATGCTGTTTTTGGGAGAGTTACCAATGGTATGGATGTAGTTGAAGGTATTGCACAGGGCGATCGCATCGATTCTGTTCAAGTCATTAGCGGCATTGAGAACCTAAAACGATAGGAATAATAGAGAATTAAGACACAAGGGTTTTAAACCCCTTGTTACCTTAGATAATTGGTTTTCAATATAATGTGATTCCTAATATTAAAGTTGTTTTATTATCAAACTAGCAATAATAAAAAAGAAACTATAAATCATGAATCACATTCGCCATTATTTACAAAATAATCCTCCTATGTATGATTTAACCAGAAATATTTGGAGGGGTTTAAAAAAACCAAGTAATCCAACTTGGCATTTTTTGAATAACTTTTCAAAAATAAAAAAAAGAAAAGTAAATTTTGTTCAAATTGGAGCTAATGATGGTATCAAAAATGATCCAATTAGAGGATTTATTATTCGTGATAAATGGAATGGTATATTGGTCGAACCATTACCAAATGTGTTTGATGAATTAAAACAAAATTATAGTCACCTAAAAAAATCAGATCTTATTTTTGTTAACGCTGCAATATCTTCTAATACAACTTCAGGATTAGACTTTTGGACTTTTAGTGAACTATTCTTGAAAGATTTATCTCAAGATGCTCAAAAATCTTGGTTACGTAAATCATCTTTTGATAAAAATCACCTGAAAAAACATCTTAAAAAATATTATTCAAATAAAGACAAATCTTCAAAACAGGAAGATTTTTTTGAAAAAATTACCATTCCTTGTTTAAGTATTAATGATTTAATAACAACATACTGGAAAGACAAAATCGTTGACTTATTAGTTATAGACGCAGAAGGACATGAATCAGAAATAATTAATAGTATAAATTTTGATTGGTTTTATCCTGATGCAATCTTTTTTGAATCTGCTCACCTAAAAGATAAAAAAGAAATATATCAATTATTACGCCATAAAAATTATGACATAATTGATTTAGGTATGGATTCTGTAGCTACTAGAATAAACATAATTTAATCAACAAACACCATTTTTAATACTTTATTATTGTCATGAAACAAAATTTTGAACATTTTTTGATAACAAGAATTAATATTGATTGGCATATATCTAGACCAAAGACAGTTCAAGAAAGAAATGACCCAAATTTTTTAAGTTACCGATTAGATTTATTTGAACAAATATGTTTGCCTTCCGTAATAGCTCAAAAAAATCAAAACTTTAAATGGCTTCTTCTATTTGATAAAAATTTGCCAGATTCATTTCAAAAACGTATTAATGATTATCTTATAAAAGACAAAATAATATCGGTATATATAACTGACAAAAATAGTTGTTTAGAAACTATTAAATCAACAATTAATGAATATTTTGATAGTTCAAAACAATATTTAATAACAACTAATCTTGATAGCGATGATGCTCTATCTGATGATTTTGTAACCGTGATACAAAATAATTTTGCTCATCAACAATTAGAGTTTATTAATTTTCCATTTGGTTATCTTTATCGTTTTGAAGATGAACAACTTTACTTGAGAGAATGGTTAACTGCCCCTTGTCATACACTGATTGAAACATATAAAAATTTCAATACTGCTTTAAGTTATAGTCATGCAAGTATTACTAGATATAAAGTAAAGCAAATATTTACTAAGCCGATGTGGTTGATGATAGCTCACGGTAATAATGTTAGAACCTCTTATGATGTTAGTGCGGCATGGCAACCCATCAGTAGATTAAAAAATAATTTTCACATAAAATTTAAATTAGGTAATAGTTCAGATAATTTTCATCAAAATGAAAACATATTTAAGAATATTTACAAAGTGATTATCAGTAAAAAATCATGGGATACACCACAAGTAAAGTTAAGAAAAATTTTAAATATTGTTAATCCTTCTATCATAAGATCACTTAGAAAAGTAACTTATTCGATAAAAAAATAATTCTTTTTAGATAAAATCATTAAATCTACATAAATAAGTCTAATTAGCGGAATAAATATTATCATATATTTTTAAATAAATGAAGGTTGTTGTTAGTGGTGTTGGTTTAATATCCTGTTTGGGAGATACTCAAACAACTTGGGATAATATGAGTAAAGGATTATCAGGGATCAAACTATCCCAACCCTATGATTTTTTAGCAAAATATCCTTTGGGATTGATTGACCAACACCCTAGCAATATTGAACCTATAACCATTGAGGTGATTAAGGAAACCTTCAAATCTGCTCGTTTATCTCCGCCTTTGCAAAATATGGGAGTGGTGGTGGGTTCTAGTCGTGGTTGTCAGGGCAACTGGGAAGTTTTTGCCCGTGAATGGTTGGAAAATAAATGTCCTCCTCAAAATTGGTTAAATACTTTTTCTTGTCAACCTTCTACCCTCACTGCTCAATATGTTGGCTCTTTTGCCCCTGTATTGGCTCCTATGGGGGCTTGTGCGACGGGGTTAGGGGCGATCGCACAGGGGTATGAACTCATCAAACAGGGCTATTGTGAGCAAGTTATAGCAGGGGCGGTAGAAGCACCCATAACTCCTTTAACCATAGTAGGTTTTGAAAAGATGAAAGCCCTTGCGAATAATGGTTGTTATCCTTTTGCGAGGGAAAGGGAGGGGATGGTATTGGGGGAAGGAGGGGCGATGATTGTTATGGAAACGGAAGAATCTGCCCTGAAACGGGGGGCGAATATTTATGGAGAAATCAAGGGGTGGGCAATGACTTGTGATGCGGGGGGGATGACTGCACCAGAGGAGTCGGCAAATTCTGCTATTCACGCCATAAAAAGATGTTTAGCCCATGGTAATTTAACCATCAAAGATGTTGATCATATTCAAACCCACGGCACGGCAACTAAATTAAATGATCATCGGGAGGCGTTATTAATAGATAGGTTATTTTCTCATCGTCCAAAAATTAGCCATACGAAGGCTTCTATGGGTCATACTTTAGGGGCAAGTAGTGCGATCGCCACTAGCTTAACATTATTATCTCTTGATCAACAAAGATTATTGATGAACTATCAGGAAAGAGAATTAGAATATGATTTGAATTGGGTAAAAAAAACCGAAAACTATAGCTTTGAAAATTCCCTGTGTTTTAGTTTCGGTTTTGGAGGGCAAAATGCCGTAATTGCCCTTGGGAAATATAAAATTTAAGAGGCTTTTTTATCGGTCAAAGAATTTTGATTTTTAGCCTTCTTTATATTCTCTTGGGGTTGATTTTCACCCTGTCTATAGTTACTTAGAGTAATAACTGTTTGTAAGACTTTAGTTAATTCTTTTTCCAAACTATATAATTGTTGATCCACAAAATCATCAGCTTGATTGTGAATTTTTTCAGCTTCCATTAAAGCATTTTCCAAAATTTTTCTGGCTTGTTTTTCTGCATTTTCGCGCATTTTTTCAATTTCGCGCTCAGTTTGACTGCGTTTTTCTTCACAATCTTGAAATATTTTTCTTCTAACTTGACTCGCCTTAAATTGTTCTTGTTGTACCAACAAAGATTCATCTAATCTTTGGGCGGCATCCCTTTGAGCTTTATTGACTAAATTAGTAGCATATTCTTGGGCTTCTTTGATAATATAGTCTCTTTCTTCAACAATTTCCACTGCCTGACGAATACAATCGGGAAGATTTCTTCTAATTTCGTCTAGTTGTTCGTTTAATTCTCTTTCATCAATAATTACTTTACGGGTAAAGGGAATATTGATTTTTTGATAGAGTAGGTTATCCAACTCCATGATAGCGTTGTTGATGGGATAACTCATTTTATCGATAAAAGGCTCTATGGATTCAGTGTTTCTTGGTTCAAGATGCTCGTTATTAATGGGAGGTTTATATTGTGTCATGGTTATTTGATGATGCTTTGCTTTACTATAAGGTTTTTTTTGAGATGGCAATTAGATAATAACTATTGCAGAATTGATGATTGAGAAAAGTATTATTTTATATAGTATGACAGGATACTTTTAGGGAAACTCATTACACGAGTCTTTTTCTACAATAATTTGACTAACATTAAATAATAAAACTATATAACATATTATGGATTTTTTGTGGCAATAGTGATATTTTCTTGATTTAAGTAGATAATCTGATTTCTTTTTGTGATAAATAATTAAAATGTTTACTTACTTAAGTATGTCTTTAAGTAATAATGTACTGTTCGATATATATTGACAGTGATTATTTGTTCCATAGAGATTGTATGTATTCTTCTTGGATAACTTGGATGGTTTTATTCAAATTATTTAAATATTTTTCTTGGTTAAAATTGTCCGTGTGGAGAGTAAAAGAAATAATATTATCTTGACAAGTATAATTAAATCCTAGTTTTTTGATAGTTTTTAAGGCATATTTCCAAGGGCGATCGCCCATAGATACTTTTTCTTGAAAAAGACGTATATTAATAGATTTTTGATGATTAATTAAATACTTAATAATTCCTAAAAACTTTAACCATTGTTCTTGATAAAAAACCTCATCTAATAGTTTGTCAGAATTAATATTTTGAGACACTAGAGCTATGTTTTCAGGAAAAGTAGAAGCCTTACCAGTGGTGATAGAATCCCTTTGAGAGCTACATATTTTAAGGTCAATAATTCTCGGTTCATACTGATTGTGATACTTATTATAATCAAATTCAATAACCACGTCATAATTTTCATTGAGACTAATTTCACCAGAATTATGCCCCCACCAACTACCCGAAATGCCCTCGGTATTAGTACGATCACAAAGATTAAAATAAGTAACTAAATATTTAATAGTTTTATTTCCTTTTTTAGGCGAAAAATTTTTATGAAAAACATTAGAAAACCAACAATTTTGAACTAATAATTTAGGAGCAGGATTACCCATACCACAAGGTTCGATTAATTTTAATTCTCTAAATAATTCTTTGGTCAACTGAGCTACCGTTACAGTTAAATCTACATCAATAGTCGGCTGTAGTTTAGTTATATCTAATTGTTGTTTTAATTTCTGATTTATGCCATCTCGAAATAAGGATAAATTTTCCATCGGCAAAGCCAAACCTGCGGCGAAAGGATGTCCACCAAAACCAGATAAAAGATGCTTTTGGGAGAAAACCAAATCATATAAATTAATACCGCTTACCGAACGGGCTGATCCTCGTGCTAAGTTATTATTGTCAGCATTTTTCATGGTACTTAACAGAATACTTGGGCGTCCATATTCTTGGCTCAGGGCGTTGGCAACTAAGCCCAAAACTCCTGTTTCCCATTGATTATCGTCCAAGACAATTACTGCGGTGGTTGATAAATCTAAATCTTCAATTTTTTTTCGAGCCTGTTGTAATACCCTTTGTTGTAATTCTTTGCGGTTGAGATTGGCTTCTTCGGTTTGCTGGGCAAGGGTGACGGCTTCTTTCGTATCTTTGGTAGTCAGCAATTTGACACAAAAACTGGCATCTCCATGGATACGACTCACCGCATTAATCCGTGGTGCAATGCCAAAAGAAATGTCCATGGGGCGATCGCCATTACCCTTGCATAATTTAAGTAATTTGTCAACTCCATAGCGGCGAGTGTTTGCCAATCGTTTAATACCCTCTTGGGCAAGATAACGACAATCCCCCTTCAACTCTACCAAATCAGCAACTAAACCAATGGCAACCAAATCCAATAAATCCTCCACAGGTTGCTCGGGAATGTCTGGAAAAGCCTCATATAAAGCCTCCACCAACTTATAAGCCACTGCCACCCCCGAGAGATGATAAAGAGGATGAGATGATGCAAAATAACGGGGATTGATAATAGAAACCACCTCGGGGCGATGTTCAGGTAAAGTATGATGGTCAGTGACAATTATATCTATACCTAACTCCCTAGCGTAATCTATTTCCTGTAAATTAGTGCTGCCCGTGTCACAAGTGACTATTAAACTGACTCCTCTGTCTGCCAGTCTATCCATGGCTGGAATATTTAAGCCATGGGACTCCTTTAAACGATTGGGAATATAATAACTTAACTGCACCTCTGGCACAAAAAACTGCCCAAATCCTTCCCACAAAACCGAAGTAGAAGTAATACCATCGGCATCAAAATCACCCCAGATACAAACTTTTTCCCCTTTTTCTCTAGCTTTATAAAGACGATTTACAGCCCTTTTCATCTCCTGTCCAAATTCAGCCGCAGGTGTGGGTTGATAGTTACTACTATCTAAAAAAATACTTAATGCTTCTTGGGTACGGATTCCCCGATGCCATAGAAGTTGTGAAACAAAATTGCCCTGACTGGGAATTTGTTTAGTGTATTGTTGAATAAGATTTTGAAACCATGGAGGGATATTATATTTAGGGGCAATATTCCACTGATTAATCATACTTGGGGATGATGGTTGGCAACAATTAGCTGTTTTTCAATTATAAATCATTACAAAACATTGCTCTCAATTATATTTTTTTATTAAATTGTCTATCATTAAAGCTATCTTTTAAAAATTCAAATGCTGATATAATTTGCTCATTGATTAATATAAAATAACCATGTCTTTTTTACCAAAATACCGTCCTGAAAAACTATCTTTAGGATTTTTAGAACAAGAAATATTAGAGATTTTATGGGATTTAGGCACAGCCACAGTCAAGGAAATCCACGATCGCATTTTAGCTGATCCAGATCGTGAATTGGCGTATGCGTCAGTGACTACAGTTTTGCATCGTTTAACAAAAAAAGGATGGTTAAAATACGAGAAACAAGGACGTGCCTTTTGTTGGACTCCCCTTATTTCCCGTTCTCAAGCCCAAGCAATCCAATCCTATGAACAACTGCAGAATTTCCTCGCAGTCAGCAATCCTGATTTAGTCGCCTCCTTTGCCGATAGTCTTGATACTGCTAGTGTTGAGCAAATAAGTGCGATCGCCTCTCGTCTTCAACAAATCCGCCAAAAAAGAGAACAGGAGGAAAAATAAATGCACTTTCTCGTGATTGTAATTGCTATTATTTGCGCCTATATAATCAGATATATTAGTCAAATTGACTACTTCAAAAAACAAAAAAATTGGAACTATTCCCTCTTCTTTTTTATTGCCCCAGTATTACTAATTTTAATGAGTAGCATGGCAATTATCACCATGGGCTATGAAGGGCAAATGTGGGGAGTTCAAGCCACTATCATCAGCTATATCCTAGCTTGGCTATGTATTGGCTTCGCCATGATCAACCTAGTTATCTATGGTATAGAAATAAAATTAATATCTAAAAAAATAGATAAATTTGCCCAAGAAAAAGTATTAGGACATCAAGTTAAAATCCTCGAAACATCTTTTCCCTACGCAGGATTAATGGGATTTTCTCAACAAGAAAAAAGTCTGTTTAAATCCTTAAATAAATCCTATTTAGTCTTAAGTCGAGGTTTGATAAACCTACTATCTCCCGATCACCTACAAGCAGTCATTGCCCACGAAAAAGCCCATCAAACACACCATGATCCCCTCATTTTTTTCTGTTTATCCTACTGTAAAAGGATTACTTTTTGGCTACCAAATAACAATCTTATCTGGCAAGATTTGATTTTATTAAGGGAATTAAGAGCAGATCATACCGCCTCTAAATCTGTAGATTTTCTTCTCTTAGCTGAATCTTTGTTAATAGTTACCCAGAAAGCCATGGAAGAGTCAAACCCCTTAGAAGGTAACTTTATCTGTCCTTTTATTAACTTTCGTCTCAACGACAGAATAGAGGCATTAATTGATGAACAAAAAAGCCTCAATCCCTTTAAATGGTACCAATTGAGTTGGATATTATTAGTTTTTATCCCCTTCCTGACAATTCCTTTTCATCAATAAGTTTATTCACAAAAATATTCAATTAATAATGGTGAAAAAGCCTGAACATTTGTTCTCAAAAAACGATTTTAAAAACTTTGCGTTACAATGCAAACGTATCCAAAATTTAAAATGAGAACGATTTATGTTTAGAAAGAAAAAAATATTCACCCCTTTATTAGCAGTAGTTGCCATGACTGGTTTAGCCGCTTGTCAAACAGAATTAGAAGCGCCAAATGATGCCCTTTTAGGGGATGGTGCCATTGAGGAAGACGTTATGCTTGACACTCAACCCAGTATTTCCATCGCCATGAATGCTGAAGGTAGGGAATTCTCCCTCGATGGGGATGATGAAGCAAACCCCACTTTGGTAGTTTCCCAAGGCTCTACCGTAGAAGTAACTTTGTGTAGTGCAGGGGGTACCCATAACTGGGTGGTAGATGATTTAGGTATTTCTACTGCCGAGGTAAGCGATGACGGAGATTGTGACACCATCGAATTTACCGCTGATCAAGTGGGTGAGTTTGAATATTATTGTAGTGTAGGCAACCATAGAGAAGAAGGTATGGTTGGAACTCTGGTAGTGGAGTAATTTAAACCATATTTGAAAAATTTAATGAATAGTTGAGAGTAAAAATTAATCAGTTTAATAAAATTGTCCCCTATTCATTGCCAATGTTCCAATAATTTTGAGCAAGGGGCTTTAACCCCTTGTTTTCAATATATATTAATCAAACTATTGCCCATTCCCTATTACCCCCTTAACCAGAAAATGTGATCCCGAACTCAAATTAATTTCCTAGTCCAAATCTCCTTCCATGACTAATTCGGTGGCTTTGCGGGTAGACTCTTTAAATTCTTTGATGTTTACCTTGTTGAGTAAAACAATGGCAGTCAATGCCACTAATGCCTCAGAGAAAAACACGGTACTATAGGCTAACCATAGGTTTGAGCCAAATATTAATTTACCAATATCTAAAACCCAACCCCCAAGGGCAATGGCAATTCCCCTCGCCATAGCTTGAGATAAACCCCATGCACCAACGAAAGTTCCTGCTGTTTCAGCTACCGTTAAATCTAACATAAGACTCAAAGAGCCGATGGTGGTAATTCCTGCGGCGATACCAAATAATACCATAGTAGCTTTAAGAATTTCCTCATTTTGAGTTAGTCCAGCAAAAATAATTAGTAGGAAACAAGCCGCTACCAATACACAACCGATTCTCGTGGTGTTTTTCTTACCGATACGGGGAATTACTAAAAATCCCGTGGCACTATAACCCAACAAAATTCCTACCCCCCAAAAAGAGTTTAGCAGGGTGGTTTCGCCAATGCCCATGCCAAATACATCCCCCCCATAGGGTTCTAACACTGACTCTTGCATGAATAAACTGATGGTTACCATCATCAAGAAAAAGAAAAAGATAGCTGTTTGACGGGAAGAAGTTAACACCTTGAGGGCTTGACGCAAACCGATATTTTCCTGTCTTGCTTCGTTACTAGCGCGCAGATGGAAACGAGAATATTTTTTTTCGATATTCCAAGTACCAACCAAGGCAAGGATAACAACTACTCCCGCAACAAAAAGAAACAGCATATTAATGGGGGTTTGTAAATCCGCCACGGAGATTAAGGGGTTTTCTTCCGTTTCACCCACCGCAAGGCTTCCTAAAAATACATTGCCCGTAATACCGCCAATGACGATACCAACCATTAACATTGACCAAATGATAGCAACAATTTTCGAGCGAGTTTCTTCCTCAGAAATATCTACTAATAAGGCTGTGAAAGGGGTTGAACTAGCACTAAGGGCAACACCATGGAGAATGAAAATAATTCCTAAACCTACAGAGGTGCCGATAGTGACAGGATTCCATTGCCAACCACCATTAACTTCTATGTTAGTTCCCAAAATCCACACTAACTGCACGGCGATAAGAATTGTTACTCCTGCCATGACGATTCCTGTGCGGATGTAGCCTGTGCGATGAAAACCAAATATTTTTTTACCGTCTGAGAGTTGCCCTAACCATACCCTGATGGGAGCGACAAGTTGAGATAGGGCAAGGGTTCCAGCGGCAATACTGGCAGGAATGGCGAGTTCGGTAATCATGACTCGGTTTAAGACGGCAAGGGTTAAGACTGCCATTAAACCGACTCCGAGATTGAATAAGCCTAATCGGAGGATGGTAAATATATTCAATTCGGGTGGTGTTGAGATACCGTCATCGATTTCTGTGGGTTGATAATTATTTGTGGTCATTTTATATATGATACTAAATCCTGTTTTTATAATGTATCAATTATGACTGGGAACAGTCTATAACTATAAGTTAACGTCAATTCGGGATAAAGGTGTGAAGAATTAACAATTGACAATGGACAATTGACAATTATTTTATTGCCTTTTCCCCATTGCCTATTGCCTCTTGCCTCTTGCCTCTTGCCTCTTGCCTCTTGCCTTTTGCCTTTTGCCTTTTGCCTTTTGCCTCTTACTGTCAGTTTCTATGTCAAGATGATGATAAAGAAATTATAAAATTAATCCTATGACAGAAGTAAAAATCGCAAGTTACGGTGAATGGCGATCGCCCATAACCTCAGATTTAATCGTATCAGGGAGCATTGGCTTAAGTTCCGTTAAATTTGACCAAAAAGACGTTTACTGGCTCGAAAATCGTCCCTCAGAAGGTGGTAGAGCCGTTATAGTTCGCTATACCAATGGTCGAAAAGAAGATGTCACCCCTGCCCCTTTTAATGTGCGTAGTCGTGTCCATGAGTATGGCGGAGGAGCATTTTTGATCAAAGATGGTGTAATCTATTTTAGTAATTATGCAGATCAAAGGGTATATGTGCAAAAAATAGGGGAACACCCCCAACCCCTCACCCCCGAATCACAGGTGAGATATACCGACTTTTGCCTTGATAAAAGCCGTAATCGTTTAATTTGCGTTGCTGAAGATCATAGTAACCCCGAAAAAGAACCAGAAAACAAACTTGTCACCATCGATTTAAACTCAGGGGAAGTAAAAAATCTCGTGCAGGGTGCAGACTTTTACACCTCCCCTCGCCTCAGTCCTGATGATTCCCAGTTAGCATGGTTATGTTGGCATCACCCTTATATGCCGTGGGAAAGTACCCTTTTACATCTTGCTACTTTTGATGAGCAGGGGGAAATTAAAGATAGTGAAATCGTGGCAGGAAGCGAAACCGAATCTATTTGTCAGCCAGAATTTAGTCCTAACGGTACTTTACATTTTAGCAGCGATCGCACCGATTGGTGGAATTTATATCGCCGAGAAAAAGACGGCACCCTAACCCCCCTATACCCCCTCAATGCTGAA
The sequence above is a segment of the Cyanobacterium stanieri PCC 7202 genome. Coding sequences within it:
- a CDS encoding putative exonuclease, RecJ (PFAM: DHH family; DHHA1 domain~TIGRFAM: single-stranded-DNA-specific exonuclease RecJ~COGs: COG0608 Single-stranded DNA-specific exonuclease~InterPro IPR001667:IPR003156:IPR004610~KEGG: cyp:PCC8801_2493 single-stranded-DNA-specific exonuclease RecJ~PFAM: phosphoesterase RecJ domain protein; phosphoesterase DHHA1~SPTR: Single-stranded-DNA-specific exonuclease RecJ;~TIGRFAM: single-stranded-DNA-specific exonuclease RecJ), translated to MINQWNIAPKYNIPPWFQNLIQQYTKQIPSQGNFVSQLLWHRGIRTQEALSIFLDSSNYQPTPAAEFGQEMKRAVNRLYKAREKGEKVCIWGDFDADGITSTSVLWEGFGQFFVPEVQLSYYIPNRLKESHGLNIPAMDRLADRGVSLIVTCDTGSTNLQEIDYARELGIDIIVTDHHTLPEHRPEVVSIINPRYFASSHPLYHLSGVAVAYKLVEALYEAFPDIPEQPVEDLLDLVAIGLVADLVELKGDCRYLAQEGIKRLANTRRYGVDKLLKLCKGNGDRPMDISFGIAPRINAVSRIHGDASFCVKLLTTKDTKEAVTLAQQTEEANLNRKELQQRVLQQARKKIEDLDLSTTAVIVLDDNQWETGVLGLVANALSQEYGRPSILLSTMKNADNNNLARGSARSVSGINLYDLVFSQKHLLSGFGGHPFAAGLALPMENLSLFRDGINQKLKQQLDITKLQPTIDVDLTVTVAQLTKELFRELKLIEPCGMGNPAPKLLVQNCWFSNVFHKNFSPKKGNKTIKYLVTYFNLCDRTNTEGISGSWWGHNSGEISLNENYDVVIEFDYNKYHNQYEPRIIDLKICSSQRDSITTGKASTFPENIALVSQNINSDKLLDEVFYQEQWLKFLGIIKYLINHQKSINIRLFQEKVSMGDRPWKYALKTIKKLGFNYTCQDNIISFTLHTDNFNQEKYLNNLNKTIQVIQEEYIQSLWNK
- a CDS encoding Beta-ketoacyl synthase (PFAM: Beta-ketoacyl synthase, N-terminal domain; Beta-ketoacyl synthase, C-terminal domain~COGs: COG0304 3-oxoacyl-(acyl-carrier-protein) synthase~InterPro IPR014030:IPR014031~KEGG: cyc:PCC7424_0582 3-oxoacyl-(acyl carrier protein) synthase II~PFAM: Beta-ketoacyl synthase~SPTR: Beta-ketoacyl synthase) → MKVVVSGVGLISCLGDTQTTWDNMSKGLSGIKLSQPYDFLAKYPLGLIDQHPSNIEPITIEVIKETFKSARLSPPLQNMGVVVGSSRGCQGNWEVFAREWLENKCPPQNWLNTFSCQPSTLTAQYVGSFAPVLAPMGACATGLGAIAQGYELIKQGYCEQVIAGAVEAPITPLTIVGFEKMKALANNGCYPFAREREGMVLGEGGAMIVMETEESALKRGANIYGEIKGWAMTCDAGGMTAPEESANSAIHAIKRCLAHGNLTIKDVDHIQTHGTATKLNDHREALLIDRLFSHRPKISHTKASMGHTLGASSAIATSLTLLSLDQQRLLMNYQERELEYDLNWVKKTENYSFENSLCFSFGFGGQNAVIALGKYKI
- a CDS encoding hypothetical protein (KEGG: cyh:Cyan8802_0626 hypothetical protein~SPTR: Putative uncharacterized protein), which encodes MTQYKPPINNEHLEPRNTESIEPFIDKMSYPINNAIMELDNLLYQKINIPFTRKVIIDERELNEQLDEIRRNLPDCIRQAVEIVEERDYIIKEAQEYATNLVNKAQRDAAQRLDESLLVQQEQFKASQVRRKIFQDCEEKRSQTEREIEKMRENAEKQARKILENALMEAEKIHNQADDFVDQQLYSLEKELTKVLQTVITLSNYRQGENQPQENIKKAKNQNSLTDKKAS